The nucleotide window ACGAGCGGGCGGATCCAGCATCTCCCACCGGGGGTCCTCGACCGGGACGTCCAGGAGCACCAGAAGCGCCGGGATCGCGGGCTGCAGGGCCTCGTCAAGGGTGAGCACCTTTCCCGTGATCTTTTCGCGGACATCCCGCGGATCGTCCCGCTCGCCGATCCTGAAGTACCCCTTCAGGAGGTCGGTCAGCGGCAGATACGGGGTGGTCGTGCCATACGAAACACAGCGGCTCTCGAGGATCAGCCAGCCCTGCGTTCGGTGCGAATGGATGAACTCGTAGAACAGGCGGGACTTCCCGACCCCGGGCTCTCCGACGACCGCCACGACCTGCCCGTGGCCCGCGGAGGTCCGCTGGAGGGCGCGGTGAACGCCTTCCATCTCCGTCTGGCGGCCGACGAACGGCGTGAGGCCCCGAGCCACGGCGGCCTGCAGCCGCGTGCGCGTCGGCGGCACGCCGACCAGCTCGAACACCTCCACCGGCCCCGGGAGCCCCTTCACGGGGATCGGCCCCAGGGCCTTGACCTCGACGAAGCCCTCGGCGAGGCGAAGCGTCTCGGAGGTGAGCCGGATGGTTGCCGGGAGGGCGAGCTGCTCCATCCGGGCGGCCAGGTGCGTCGTCTGTCCCACCGCGGAATAGTCCATGTGAAGATCGTTGCTGATGGCCCGCACCACGACTTCACCGGAGTGGAGGCCGACTCGGATCTGCACCTCACACCCGTGCACGCGACGGACCTCCTCGGTGTACCGCTGGATCCGCGCCTGCATCGCCAGTGCGGCATAGCAGGCCCTGACGGCGTGATCTTCGTGGGCCAGGGGGGCACCGAAGAGCGCCATGATCCCATCGCCCATGATCTGGTTGACGGTGCCCTCGTACTGGTGGACGGCAGCGATCATGTGCTCGAGAACCGGATCCACCAGTGCCCGCGCCTCCTCGGGATCACGATCGGCCAGCAGCTCCATCGAGCTTTTCAGGTCCGCGAAGAGCACCGTGACCTGTTTGCGTTCTCCTTCGAGCGCGCTCCGGGCGGCCAGGATCCTCTCCGCGAGGTGCCGGGGCGTGTAGCTGTCGGGGGAGGCGAACCGCGGCTGGGCTGTCTCCCCGGGACCTGCAGGCGTGCCGCAGCGGTGGCAGAACCGGGAGCCAGGGAGCAGATCGGCGCTGCAGGACGGACACTTCGCGATGACACGCGCCCCGCACTCGACACAGAAGCGCGCGTGAGCGTCGTTCTCGTGCTGGCATCGGGGGCACTTCATGAGCGGCCTCCAGCAAGGATATCCTGAAGACGAGCGACGAGAGTCTAGTTTCTCTCGAGGCAGATGTGGTGGAGCCTGATCCGCTTGATCTTCATGTCACGCCCTGGCCTCCTATCCGAGACCCATCATGCGCGCGCTCAACCCCCGACCAACTAGCGCCAAGAGCCTAACTCATCGAGGGACGTTTCACCATCGTCTCGGAGCGCATCCTTGCCACAGAATGGGCAGTGCGTCGGTTTCCCAGACCCACGGATGACGGTGACGCCCCCTCTCCGCTCGTTCACCGCAAACGCCTTCCCGCAACTGCACCGCCACCAGGTCGGCTTGTCTCCAGCCATCGACAGCTGGCCAATCGCACGGGCCTGACCATCACGACCTGCCACTTCCCGCCGGGGACCAGCAAGTGGAACACGATCGAGCATCGGCTGTTCTCGTACATCAGCCGCAACTGGCGGGGGCAGCCGCTGGTGAGTCTGGCGGTGATCGTCAACCTGATCGGCGCCACCCGGACCGCCACCGGTCTGCGGGTGCGGTACGAGCTGGATCGCGGAATATACCCGCAAGGCCGGACCATCTCCGGTGCGCAACTCGCCGCCCTCCGCCTCACGCCTCATCGGTTTCACGGGGACTGGAACTACACCATCCATCCGGTCCGCCGACGATAGATCGTTGATTTATTGTCTTACGAGCCCTTAGCGCCACTACGGCTGCGGCGGCGGTCGGCGCGCCAGGTCCGGCCGCCCTCCGCGAACCCGGGCCCGGGCCCGGGAGGGCCCCGTCGGGGTGGGCGAAGGCGAGCGTGGGCATCGTGATCGGGCGCGGGCCCCGAGTCCCTCCGGCAGGGGCGCGGGCTCGCGGTCAGGAAGCGGGCAGAGGGGTGCGGCGGCGGGGCCAGGGGGGCGGGGGAGCCGGAGCGGGCCGGGGGGGCGAGGATGGCCTGTACGACGCGGGGGTCCTGGACGGTTGGGATGACGCGCAGCCGGGAGCGATCCCTGGGGGGCCTGGTCCGCACGCGCCGCCACCTCCGAGTGCGGGCTTCATGTCAGATCCACACGCCCCACACCCGGCGCCGGCCGCCCGCGGGCCCGACCCCGAGGACCCCGTTGATGATGGCTGCGCTGCGCGCCCGGAACACATCGCAGAAGAGCTCAGCGGGCCGGAGCAGCGGGGCCGCCAGGGTGGCGAAGTTGCAGCGGCACAGCGGGGAGCCGTAGTCGGCGGGATGCCACGGTTGGGCACCCGACTGGCTCGCATGTATACTCATGCGAGGGGGCCTGTCAGCATGACGCCGCTCAGCCAAGTGCTCCACAGCGATCCCGACATCCTCGGGGGAACGCCGGTCTTCGTCGGCACGCGTGTCCCGGTGCAGTCCCTCTTCGACTACCTCGAGGGGGGCGAAACCCTCGACGAGTTTCTCCGGCAGTTCCCATCGGTAAAGCGCGAGCAGGCCGTCGCTGCGCTCGACCTCGCACGCGACTCGCTCCTGGGCGGTGCGCGTT belongs to Candidatus Rokuibacteriota bacterium and includes:
- a CDS encoding DUF433 domain-containing protein; translated protein: MTPLSQVLHSDPDILGGTPVFVGTRVPVQSLFDYLEGGETLDEFLRQFPSVKREQAVAALDLARDSLLGGARSS